The Bacteroidia bacterium genome includes a window with the following:
- a CDS encoding T9SS type A sorting domain-containing protein — protein sequence MKQLYTTLLLFLCLFSSKAQTFQTFHDFSAATIFEDTISMSQFAGKKLMVVNTASYCGYTPQFADLQELDSTYESYNFEVIGFPCNDFGNQDPHGDSSIWEFCSATYGVTFQMMSKVHTVVGDTAPIYKWLQRADLNGVSDASINWNFNKFLIDEQGHWVAHYPSSTQPFDQAIVDWITTPSTVGISTTSNTLVRLLQNPVSDQIQFKLPPSFSGTCHYNLLNLQGQSVLNGQFSSDANSSFQVLVNHLPGGIYSLQIQNATLAQNLKIAIQ from the coding sequence ATGAAACAACTTTACACTACCCTCCTTCTATTTCTTTGCCTTTTTTCTTCCAAGGCTCAAACTTTCCAAACCTTCCACGACTTTTCGGCTGCTACAATTTTCGAAGACACTATTTCTATGTCCCAATTCGCCGGTAAGAAACTCATGGTAGTGAATACCGCCAGCTATTGTGGCTATACTCCCCAATTTGCCGACCTCCAAGAACTCGATTCTACCTACGAAAGCTATAATTTCGAAGTAATTGGTTTCCCTTGCAACGATTTTGGAAATCAAGACCCGCACGGTGATTCTTCTATTTGGGAATTTTGCTCTGCTACCTACGGTGTTACTTTTCAAATGATGTCAAAAGTTCATACCGTTGTGGGCGATACCGCACCTATTTACAAGTGGCTGCAACGAGCTGATCTAAATGGTGTTTCAGACGCTAGCATCAATTGGAATTTCAATAAATTTTTAATTGATGAACAAGGACATTGGGTTGCCCATTACCCTTCCTCCACCCAACCTTTCGATCAAGCCATTGTTGATTGGATCACCACACCATCTACTGTTGGAATTTCTACCACCTCCAACACCCTTGTTAGACTCCTGCAAAATCCTGTTTCAGATCAAATTCAATTCAAATTACCTCCAAGTTTCTCCGGTACCTGCCACTATAACTTGCTTAATCTTCAAGGACAATCGGTTTTGAATGGACAATTTTCATCGGATGCAAATTCATCTTTTCAAGTCCTTGTAAATCATTTACCTGGAGGAATTTATTCGCTCCAAATCCAAAATGCCACCTTGGCCCAAAACCTTAAAATAGCCATTCAATAG